A DNA window from Desulfuromonas sp. contains the following coding sequences:
- a CDS encoding alkylphosphonate utilization protein, giving the protein MMTLPPCPECQSEYTYEDRGLLVCPECAHEWSEKSEETSTDEKIVRDANGNILADGDTVTVIKDLKVKGASASVKVGTKVKNIRLVDGDHDIDCKIDGFGAMKLKSEFVKKV; this is encoded by the coding sequence ATTATGACTTTACCCCCCTGCCCTGAATGTCAATCCGAATATACCTATGAAGATCGCGGCCTTCTGGTCTGCCCGGAGTGTGCTCATGAATGGTCAGAAAAATCAGAAGAAACATCAACCGATGAAAAAATCGTTCGCGATGCCAATGGAAACATCCTTGCCGATGGCGACACGGTGACCGTGATCAAGGATCTCAAGGTCAAGGGCGCATCAGCGTCGGTCAAGGTCGGCACCAAGGTCAAGAACATCCGTCTGGTCGACGGTGATCATGACATAGATTGTAAAATTGATGGATTCGGGGCAATGAAACTGAAATCGGAGTTTGTAAAGAAAGTCTGA
- a CDS encoding cation transporter gives MVHSAKKIGAARLSVVTAGALTIIKLSIGIVTGSMAVLASAVDSILDILMSSINFYAIKKAEEPADECHPFGHGKYETVATVVQAFVIAISGSWIIFEATRRLIQGSELKMIQGGIAVLIFSTLISLAISRYLRKVAKETDSSALEADSLHFSMDVYTNLALAGGLFILQLTGYTGIDPILSILVGAYIIVEAFKLVRHGMRDVLDAELPPAVMADVTRLLDDFKEDLVDYRNLRTRRAGSQKFMDFDLVVCRHMSIEEAHDIADKLEAQIKSDIPGADITIHLEPCLNESCPGMENCTSDKMRVPGK, from the coding sequence ATGGTTCATTCTGCCAAAAAAATAGGAGCGGCCCGGCTCTCTGTCGTCACCGCCGGGGCTCTGACCATCATCAAACTGTCAATTGGCATCGTCACCGGCTCCATGGCTGTCCTTGCCTCGGCGGTCGACTCCATACTCGACATCCTGATGTCGAGTATTAATTTCTACGCTATCAAAAAAGCCGAAGAACCGGCTGACGAATGCCACCCCTTCGGCCATGGCAAATACGAAACCGTAGCCACCGTGGTCCAGGCATTTGTCATCGCAATCTCCGGCAGCTGGATCATTTTCGAGGCGACGAGAAGACTGATTCAGGGTAGCGAATTGAAAATGATCCAGGGAGGCATCGCCGTATTGATCTTCAGTACCCTGATTTCATTGGCTATCAGCCGTTACCTGCGAAAAGTTGCCAAGGAGACCGATTCTTCGGCTCTCGAAGCAGATTCTCTCCACTTTTCAATGGATGTTTACACCAACCTCGCCCTGGCCGGCGGCCTTTTCATCCTGCAACTGACCGGCTATACCGGTATCGATCCGATCCTGTCGATCCTGGTTGGTGCCTATATCATTGTCGAAGCCTTCAAACTTGTCAGACACGGCATGCGTGATGTTCTTGACGCCGAACTGCCGCCTGCAGTAATGGCTGACGTCACCAGGCTTCTTGATGATTTCAAAGAGGACCTGGTCGATTACCGCAATCTCCGAACCCGGCGGGCCGGTTCCCAGAAGTTCATGGATTTTGATCTGGTGGTTTGCCGCCACATGTCGATTGAAGAAGCCCATGATATTGCCGACAAACTGGAGGCACAGATCAAGAGCGACATCCCGGGCGCCGATATCACGATACACCTTGAGCCCTGCCTCAACGAAAGTTGTCCCGGCATGGAAAATTGCACGTCGGACAAAATGCGGGTTCCTGGGAAATAA
- a CDS encoding N-acetylmuramoyl-L-alanine amidase → MILKRCLIFMLILIVPALSSADSSDRVYEKARKSYYRLQDSQKDRLYRHNWLKVVRQFEDVYRNHGDGNRADDALFMAAKTTFELYGISGLLDDARDSARLFDRLPDSYPESRLADDSLNFSAKIHETILEEPAPAYSRYKRILTIYPDGDMSKRASRKVKSLARYAPKMSQPAKSAQSSLTPSIDGNSLKSIRFWSNPGYTRVVLEMQNKVNFTSNFLKGDSSGESPPRIYVDLSETMPVGTLVRNQDVNDGLLTKIRAGQPDSKTTRVVLDLESFSDYNVFPLAEPFRIVIDVQGEEQAGTVQVARADDSITIPGGADDDIAGLLKSEPKERPLRVHIPESRSGQGLRRIVVDAGHGGKDPGAVGPSGILEKDVTLAMAKALARKLEQELKCEVILTRSGDTFLELEERTAIANKVGADLFISVHANANRNRRARGIETYYLNFSKNDKAVEVVARENGTSLKQVGDLELILMDLLANSKINESSRLAAEIQKAMVKNLKRHYKVKNLGVRQGPFYVLLGATMPSVLVETAFISNHYEEKLLVSRTYQDRAAAAIVRGVHSYASALKLLAAR, encoded by the coding sequence ATGATATTGAAACGTTGCCTTATTTTTATGCTGATCCTGATCGTTCCTGCACTCAGCAGTGCAGATTCGTCTGATCGCGTTTATGAAAAAGCCCGCAAAAGTTATTACCGATTGCAGGATTCACAGAAAGATCGCCTCTACCGGCATAACTGGTTGAAGGTGGTCCGGCAGTTTGAAGATGTTTATCGCAATCATGGAGATGGCAATCGCGCCGATGATGCTCTTTTCATGGCCGCCAAGACGACTTTTGAACTTTACGGTATCTCCGGGTTGCTCGATGACGCCCGGGATTCGGCAAGGCTTTTTGATCGCCTGCCCGACAGTTATCCCGAAAGCCGCCTCGCCGATGATTCGTTGAACTTTTCGGCAAAAATTCACGAGACCATCCTTGAAGAGCCGGCACCGGCCTATTCGCGGTATAAACGGATCCTGACCATCTACCCCGATGGTGATATGAGCAAGCGGGCAAGCCGCAAGGTCAAGTCATTGGCCCGATATGCACCGAAAATGAGTCAACCGGCCAAATCGGCGCAGTCTTCACTTACGCCTTCAATCGATGGAAACAGTCTCAAATCGATCCGGTTCTGGTCGAATCCGGGCTATACCCGGGTCGTTCTTGAAATGCAGAACAAGGTCAATTTTACATCTAATTTCCTTAAGGGCGACAGCTCTGGCGAGTCACCGCCAAGAATCTATGTCGATCTTAGCGAAACCATGCCTGTCGGAACTCTTGTCCGGAACCAGGATGTTAATGACGGATTATTGACAAAAATCCGGGCCGGACAACCCGACAGTAAAACGACGCGGGTCGTTCTTGATCTTGAAAGTTTCAGTGACTATAACGTCTTCCCCTTAGCTGAACCGTTCCGTATCGTGATTGATGTCCAGGGGGAAGAACAGGCCGGAACTGTTCAGGTGGCCCGGGCAGACGATTCGATTACGATACCTGGAGGTGCCGACGATGACATCGCCGGATTGCTCAAGTCGGAACCGAAGGAACGACCGCTCAGAGTTCACATTCCTGAGTCACGAAGCGGCCAGGGACTGCGCCGGATCGTGGTCGATGCCGGGCATGGCGGCAAGGACCCGGGCGCTGTCGGCCCGAGCGGTATCCTTGAGAAGGACGTTACCCTGGCAATGGCCAAGGCACTGGCCCGGAAGCTTGAGCAAGAACTGAAATGCGAGGTTATCCTGACCCGCTCCGGTGATACCTTTCTCGAGCTCGAAGAACGGACGGCGATTGCCAATAAGGTCGGCGCTGATCTTTTCATTTCCGTTCATGCCAATGCCAACCGCAATCGAAGGGCCCGCGGCATTGAGACCTACTATCTCAATTTCTCCAAAAACGACAAGGCGGTCGAGGTAGTTGCCCGCGAGAACGGCACATCCCTGAAGCAGGTCGGTGATCTCGAACTGATTCTCATGGATCTTCTGGCTAATTCGAAAATCAATGAATCAAGTCGTTTGGCAGCCGAAATCCAAAAAGCAATGGTCAAAAACCTGAAACGTCACTACAAAGTGAAAAACCTCGGTGTCAGGCAGGGCCCGTTTTATGTTCTGCTCGGGGCAACCATGCCATCGGTTCTTGTCGAAACTGCTTTTATCAGTAACCACTACGAAGAAAAACTTCTGGTCAGCCGGACTTATCAGGATCGTGCGGCTGCGGCCATCGTCAGAGGTGTACACAGCTACGCCTCGGCGCTGAAGCTACTGGCGGCGCGATGA
- a CDS encoding cofactor-independent phosphoglycerate mutase produces the protein MKYVVLLGDGMSDEPIEELGGKTPLEHAETPNMDRLAREGECGLAHTVAEGFHPGSDVANLSVFGYDPALCYSGRSPLEAASMGIELAPEDVAFRLNLVTLTPNYGKLYMDDFSAGHITTEEANELVNCLQNELGGDEFNFYPGVSYRHLMVWKNGRDKLEFVPPHDISDQPIDGHLPKGDGADELISLMTSAQMLFSQHPVNTSRESERKLPANSIWLWGHGRAPRMEPMTERFGISGGAVISAVDLIKGIGIYAGLEVINVPGATGYIDTNYKGKADAALEALKQGDFVYLHVEAPDEAAHSGSLEDKLQAIESFDRDVVGRVLDGLPALGDFRVVVLPDHPTPVERKTHTADPVPFAMFSSDGSISGSSRSYSESEAAASGLVVNPGHLLMSRLIGR, from the coding sequence ATGAAGTATGTCGTTTTACTTGGTGACGGTATGTCCGATGAACCGATCGAGGAATTGGGCGGCAAGACGCCGCTTGAGCATGCCGAAACACCTAATATGGATCGCCTGGCCCGCGAGGGTGAATGCGGACTCGCACATACGGTTGCAGAAGGCTTCCATCCCGGCAGTGATGTCGCCAATCTTTCGGTGTTCGGTTACGATCCGGCCCTTTGCTACAGTGGTCGCTCACCATTGGAAGCTGCCAGTATGGGGATTGAGTTGGCGCCGGAAGATGTCGCCTTTCGCCTCAACCTGGTCACCCTGACGCCCAATTACGGCAAGTTATATATGGATGATTTTTCGGCCGGACATATTACGACCGAAGAAGCGAACGAGCTGGTCAATTGCCTCCAGAACGAGCTGGGTGGCGATGAGTTCAACTTTTATCCTGGGGTCTCCTATCGCCACCTCATGGTCTGGAAAAATGGCCGTGACAAGCTCGAGTTCGTGCCGCCGCACGACATCAGTGACCAACCGATCGATGGTCACCTGCCGAAAGGTGACGGCGCCGACGAACTGATCAGCCTGATGACTTCAGCCCAGATGCTGTTCAGTCAACACCCGGTTAACACGAGTCGCGAAAGTGAGCGCAAGCTGCCGGCCAATTCGATCTGGCTCTGGGGCCACGGCCGGGCACCGCGGATGGAACCGATGACAGAACGGTTCGGTATCTCCGGTGGTGCGGTGATCTCAGCGGTCGACCTGATTAAGGGAATCGGCATTTACGCCGGCCTCGAGGTCATCAACGTGCCGGGTGCGACCGGCTATATCGATACCAACTACAAGGGCAAGGCAGATGCAGCCCTTGAAGCTTTGAAACAGGGCGATTTCGTCTATCTTCATGTCGAGGCTCCGGATGAGGCAGCGCACAGCGGCTCGCTCGAGGATAAACTGCAGGCGATCGAATCATTTGATCGGGACGTGGTCGGACGTGTTCTTGATGGCCTGCCGGCACTCGGCGACTTCAGGGTTGTGGTCCTCCCTGATCATCCGACACCGGTTGAACGGAAAACGCACACCGCCGATCCGGTCCCCTTTGCAATGTTCTCTTCCGATGGTTCGATCAGCGGCTCATCCCGGTCTTATAGTGAATCCGAGGCCGCTGCCAGCGGTCTTGTCGTAAATCCCGGTCATCTGCTGATGAGTCGGCTGATCGGCCGTTAA
- a CDS encoding DNA mismatch repair protein MutS, translated as MSKTTPMMRQYLEIKSRYPDAILFFRLGDFYEMFMEDAVTASRILDITLTARNKGADEEIPLCGIPFHSCQPYIAKLVEHGHKVAICEQVEDPKTVKGLVKRDVVQVVTPGLVVDSENLKPDRNNFLMALVADSNSYGIALLDVSTGEFRVTQVSEIETVRSELASIDPTEIIVIDDSSDGEWLVPLSDLTGQKVVNTVPAWSADIDYATEQLLDTYNCSGLEVFGCQGMKTATQAAGAALHYLKEARKGSVPHLQTLVTYHVSDYMVLDDATRRNLELTGTMYDRSRKGSLLGVLDRTVTAMGGRLLRQWINHPLVDATRIRQRQETVAELAGSALLRQDLRSLLDGVYDLERLNGKIAMASANGKDLVALRDSLERLPELLNLMSALLGALAVDLSARIDPIPEITELVAAALVDDPPFVLREGGIIRDGYSEELDELRTISREGKGWIARLEAEQRKQTGISSLKVRYNKVFGYYIEVTKTHLDRVPEEYVRKQTLANAERYITPELKEYEDKILGAEDRLVELEYELFQQVRKTVAQQGERLQQTAIALATLDVLAELADIAHEQNYIAPEIDDGHDLVIRDGRHPVVETMTLDERFVPNDVEMDLEQNQILIITGPNMAGKSTYMRQVALIVLMAQIGSMVPAAEARIGVVDRIFTRVGASDNLARGQSTFMVEMTETANILNHATPRSLIVLDEIGRGTSTFDGVSIAWSVAEYLHDNKKVAAKTLFATHYHELTDLSLTRERVQNYNIAVKEWNDQIIFLRRIVKGGASHSYGIQVARLAGLPQDVIDRAKEILRNLESGEYGAEGQPRLARRQGEPPPQKAQMGLFSTDTDAVREKLDQTDISVLTPLEALNLIDELKRLL; from the coding sequence ATGTCCAAGACAACCCCGATGATGCGTCAGTACCTGGAAATTAAATCCCGGTACCCTGATGCCATCCTGTTCTTCCGCCTCGGTGATTTCTATGAAATGTTCATGGAAGATGCTGTCACCGCTTCGCGAATTCTCGATATCACCCTGACCGCGCGCAACAAGGGAGCCGATGAGGAAATCCCTCTCTGTGGTATTCCTTTCCATAGCTGTCAGCCCTACATTGCGAAGCTGGTTGAGCATGGCCACAAAGTAGCGATTTGCGAACAGGTTGAGGATCCGAAAACGGTCAAGGGACTGGTCAAGCGTGATGTGGTCCAGGTCGTTACTCCCGGTCTTGTGGTCGACAGTGAAAATCTGAAACCTGACCGGAACAATTTCCTGATGGCGCTGGTTGCTGATTCGAACAGTTATGGGATTGCCTTACTTGATGTGTCGACTGGTGAGTTTAGGGTTACCCAGGTTTCTGAAATAGAGACCGTCCGTAGTGAGTTGGCGTCGATCGACCCGACCGAAATTATTGTCATCGATGACTCTTCCGACGGCGAATGGCTTGTGCCATTAAGTGATCTGACCGGGCAGAAGGTCGTCAATACAGTTCCGGCCTGGTCAGCCGATATCGATTATGCGACCGAGCAGTTGCTCGATACCTATAACTGCTCAGGGCTTGAAGTTTTCGGCTGCCAGGGGATGAAAACAGCAACTCAGGCTGCCGGAGCTGCACTCCACTATCTCAAGGAAGCACGCAAAGGCTCGGTGCCGCACCTGCAAACCCTTGTAACCTATCATGTCAGCGATTACATGGTTCTGGATGATGCAACCCGGCGCAACCTTGAGTTGACCGGAACAATGTACGACCGTTCACGGAAAGGTTCATTGCTCGGCGTACTCGATCGGACGGTAACGGCCATGGGAGGCCGACTGCTGCGGCAGTGGATCAATCACCCGCTGGTTGATGCCACACGCATCAGGCAGCGTCAGGAGACGGTGGCTGAACTCGCCGGATCGGCCCTGCTGCGCCAGGACCTTCGATCTTTGCTCGATGGGGTCTATGACCTCGAACGCCTGAACGGCAAGATTGCAATGGCAAGTGCCAATGGCAAGGATCTGGTGGCGCTGCGGGATTCATTGGAGCGCCTGCCCGAGTTGCTGAACCTGATGAGCGCACTGCTGGGTGCGCTCGCGGTTGATTTGAGTGCGCGCATAGATCCGATACCGGAGATCACCGAACTTGTCGCCGCAGCTCTGGTTGATGATCCGCCTTTTGTTCTGCGTGAGGGTGGCATCATCCGTGACGGCTACAGTGAAGAACTCGACGAATTGCGAACAATCAGTCGCGAAGGGAAGGGCTGGATTGCCCGTCTTGAGGCTGAGCAGCGCAAGCAGACCGGAATTTCGTCGCTCAAGGTCCGGTACAACAAGGTATTCGGTTACTATATCGAAGTAACCAAAACCCATCTGGATCGGGTGCCGGAAGAGTACGTTCGTAAACAAACCCTGGCTAATGCCGAGCGTTACATCACTCCGGAACTCAAGGAGTACGAAGACAAGATCCTCGGCGCCGAAGATCGTCTGGTTGAGCTCGAATACGAGCTGTTTCAACAGGTCCGCAAAACGGTAGCGCAACAGGGGGAACGGCTGCAGCAGACGGCGATCGCCCTGGCCACCCTCGATGTCCTTGCGGAGTTGGCTGATATCGCTCATGAGCAGAACTATATCGCTCCTGAAATCGACGATGGTCACGATCTGGTGATTCGGGATGGACGGCATCCGGTCGTTGAAACCATGACCCTCGACGAGCGGTTCGTTCCGAATGATGTTGAGATGGATCTCGAGCAGAACCAGATCCTGATTATTACCGGACCAAACATGGCCGGTAAATCAACATATATGAGGCAGGTTGCGTTGATTGTCCTGATGGCGCAAATCGGTTCGATGGTGCCGGCCGCCGAAGCCCGCATCGGGGTGGTCGACCGGATTTTTACCCGGGTTGGCGCCAGTGACAACCTGGCGCGCGGACAATCGACATTCATGGTTGAGATGACCGAGACAGCCAACATCCTGAATCATGCAACACCCCGCAGCCTGATTGTTCTCGATGAAATAGGTCGCGGCACCTCAACTTTTGACGGGGTCAGTATCGCCTGGTCTGTGGCCGAATATTTGCATGACAATAAAAAGGTTGCAGCCAAAACGTTGTTCGCGACACACTACCATGAGTTGACAGATCTTTCTTTGACTCGGGAACGTGTACAGAACTACAATATAGCTGTCAAGGAGTGGAATGATCAGATCATTTTCCTGCGTCGTATTGTCAAGGGCGGCGCTTCTCACTCCTACGGAATACAGGTTGCCCGGCTCGCCGGCCTGCCACAGGATGTAATAGACCGTGCCAAGGAGATATTGCGGAACCTTGAATCGGGAGAGTACGGGGCGGAAGGTCAGCCGCGACTGGCGCGCCGACAAGGGGAGCCGCCGCCGCAGAAAGCACAGATGGGTCTGTTCAGTACCGATACCGATGCTGTACGGGAAAAACTCGATCAAACTGATATTTCTGTGTTGACGCCGCTGGAAGCATTGAATCTGATTGATGAACTCAAGAGATTGTTGTAG
- the xerD gene encoding site-specific tyrosine recombinase XerD: MDQYLDLFLNYLVVERGLSANTLDAYGRDLTRYLDYLQAEGFSSPDAVTPTVVLRFLADLKNNKLSARSRARVLVSLRMFHKFLLVEEIAATNPADRVEAPKSIKSLPHTLSPNEVERLLAAPSGEENLDYRDRAMFEVLYATGLRVSELISLKLSDLQLDVGYLVAFGKRSKQRIVPVGEVAIEALQLYIESARPFLEKEKACPHVFLNRAGQGLTRQGFWKIIKRRTAQAGIAKNITPHTLRHSFATHLLDNGADLRSVQTMLGHADISTTQIYTHVTRERLKKIHGIHHPRS; the protein is encoded by the coding sequence ATGGATCAATACCTCGACCTTTTCCTGAACTATCTTGTTGTCGAACGGGGCCTGTCAGCCAACACGCTCGACGCCTACGGCCGGGATTTGACCCGCTACCTTGATTACTTGCAAGCTGAAGGGTTTTCCAGCCCGGATGCCGTGACCCCGACGGTTGTTCTCCGTTTTCTTGCCGACTTGAAAAATAATAAGCTTTCGGCCCGAAGTCGTGCCCGGGTGCTGGTCTCTTTAAGGATGTTTCATAAATTCCTTCTTGTTGAGGAGATCGCCGCGACCAACCCGGCAGATCGTGTTGAAGCCCCAAAGAGTATCAAGTCATTGCCGCATACGCTCTCACCGAATGAAGTTGAACGCCTTCTGGCCGCGCCCTCGGGGGAGGAAAACCTCGACTACCGGGACCGGGCAATGTTTGAAGTCCTCTATGCCACCGGTTTGCGTGTTTCGGAATTGATCAGCCTTAAGCTTTCCGATCTGCAACTTGATGTCGGTTACCTCGTCGCTTTCGGCAAACGAAGCAAACAGAGGATCGTTCCGGTCGGTGAGGTGGCGATTGAAGCCCTGCAGCTCTATATCGAGTCAGCTCGACCATTTCTTGAAAAAGAAAAGGCGTGTCCGCATGTTTTCCTGAACCGGGCCGGACAAGGCTTGACACGTCAGGGCTTCTGGAAGATTATTAAACGCCGCACCGCCCAGGCCGGCATCGCCAAAAACATTACACCGCACACCCTGCGGCATTCGTTCGCGACGCACCTGCTCGATAACGGCGCCGATTTGCGGTCGGTGCAGACCATGCTCGGGCACGCCGATATCTCGACGACGCAGATCTATACTCATGTGACCCGGGAACGGCTGAAAAAGATTCACGGGATTCATCATCCCCGAAGTTGA
- a CDS encoding DNA polymerase III subunit chi: MPHVEFIKLDKPEKARFLCELAEEFFSTGSRVLIVVADDNQGVTLDRFIWTWKKGSFIPHAYDNGAVECIDEPVVISIHEENPNGSDVLIMGKPCSLAFMRRFRSVIDFAELFADDLADASRARFAEYRGAGLEPRLRQ, translated from the coding sequence ATGCCGCACGTTGAATTTATCAAGCTCGACAAACCGGAGAAGGCCAGATTCCTCTGCGAGCTGGCGGAAGAGTTCTTTTCGACCGGAAGCCGGGTGCTGATCGTCGTGGCCGATGACAATCAGGGGGTAACGCTTGATCGCTTCATCTGGACATGGAAAAAAGGCTCGTTTATTCCGCATGCCTATGATAATGGTGCCGTCGAATGTATCGATGAGCCGGTTGTGATATCAATCCATGAAGAGAACCCTAACGGCTCTGATGTCCTGATCATGGGGAAACCTTGCAGTCTGGCATTCATGCGTCGCTTCAGGTCGGTTATCGATTTTGCCGAGCTCTTTGCCGATGATCTGGCCGATGCTTCACGGGCCCGTTTTGCCGAATACCGGGGGGCGGGCCTTGAACCTCGACTGCGTCAATGA
- a CDS encoding chemotaxis protein has translation MKKVNLDSLNKSWMFALIGFALGFFAPIGWILLRLFFFSDPDKSFLQDVFGDMVRTPQSSLLYTYMGFGTAIVFSYFGLIIGRFILQMKDRTEKLDRLNFEIAVQKEKFEQRFQSLNQNLKNFHSINAHIQRSLDIKEILHLSADGLHEILGYDRVNILMIDRQKECLEFVASKGVVGDSPVGLTLPLNEESGAIFKSVDENRMMNIEDVRKLPEEFHIKPPYSDIEALRSRNFVLCPIAVKNEVVGLLGVDNKLRRQLLTDADADTIRLFADQVAAAMTKINLMDGVESLTGELENSFSELLGFRQEHKLVESNLHRANESNIESIGGIANAAGIIQSSVDSTRSSATEISATIEEVNNNLSKLTDFMNSTITSMTQIASTIKSVEENSQQSHDMAETVQRQSGDGVDAVIDNLTGLQGILTSVDETASVINALAGKSEEIGHITVVISEITQKTNLLALNAAIIAAQAGEHGQAFGVVAEEVRSLSQEAADSTNAINNLIAEIQEFTRESVSHVTQTRQLVASGISLGEEVEESLKQISGSSEKSMFMTQEIRKSTKEVARAVESVSEAVESLGDLSAQVTTASQEQSQGIQSIVRSIEEIKLMADDMADATDGQKKTSREIDEAVRSVSEMAQRIFDEMENRQKESRDVIERLEELKRDSSDY, from the coding sequence ATGAAGAAAGTTAATCTCGATTCGTTAAACAAAAGCTGGATGTTTGCTTTAATCGGCTTTGCGTTGGGCTTTTTTGCGCCGATTGGCTGGATTCTCCTGCGCCTCTTCTTCTTTTCTGATCCTGATAAGTCCTTTCTGCAAGACGTCTTCGGCGATATGGTCCGTACTCCGCAGTCGAGCCTTCTTTACACCTACATGGGGTTCGGTACGGCGATTGTTTTCTCCTATTTCGGGTTGATTATCGGCCGCTTTATTCTCCAGATGAAGGATCGGACCGAAAAGCTCGATCGCCTGAATTTCGAGATCGCAGTGCAGAAGGAAAAGTTTGAACAACGCTTCCAGTCACTCAATCAGAATCTTAAAAATTTCCATTCAATCAATGCACATATCCAGAGGTCACTTGATATAAAGGAAATCCTGCATCTCTCAGCAGACGGCCTGCATGAAATCCTCGGTTATGACCGGGTCAATATATTGATGATTGATCGTCAGAAGGAGTGCCTTGAATTTGTTGCAAGCAAGGGTGTTGTTGGTGACTCTCCGGTCGGCTTAACCTTGCCGCTCAATGAAGAGTCAGGGGCGATATTCAAGTCTGTTGATGAAAACAGGATGATGAATATTGAGGATGTCCGTAAACTGCCAGAAGAATTTCATATCAAACCTCCGTATTCTGATATAGAAGCGTTACGCTCGCGTAATTTTGTGCTCTGTCCGATCGCTGTGAAAAATGAGGTTGTTGGCCTGCTCGGTGTTGACAACAAGCTGCGCCGGCAGTTATTGACCGATGCCGATGCCGATACGATACGTCTGTTTGCCGACCAGGTAGCGGCCGCCATGACCAAGATCAACCTGATGGATGGGGTCGAGTCGTTGACCGGTGAACTCGAAAATTCTTTTTCCGAACTGCTCGGTTTCCGCCAGGAGCATAAGCTCGTCGAGTCGAACTTGCACAGGGCGAACGAGTCGAATATTGAGTCGATAGGCGGCATTGCCAATGCGGCCGGCATTATCCAGAGTTCGGTCGACAGCACCCGTTCGTCAGCCACTGAGATCTCTGCGACGATTGAAGAGGTTAACAATAACCTCAGTAAATTGACTGATTTCATGAATTCGACGATCACCTCGATGACACAGATTGCGAGTACGATCAAATCGGTCGAAGAAAACAGTCAGCAGTCCCATGATATGGCTGAAACCGTTCAACGCCAATCCGGGGACGGGGTCGATGCGGTTATCGATAACCTGACCGGTCTGCAGGGGATTCTGACGTCAGTCGATGAAACGGCGTCGGTGATCAACGCCCTGGCCGGCAAGAGCGAAGAGATTGGTCACATTACCGTCGTCATCAGCGAAATCACTCAAAAGACCAACCTGCTGGCGCTCAACGCTGCGATCATCGCCGCCCAGGCGGGAGAACATGGCCAAGCGTTCGGCGTTGTTGCGGAAGAGGTGCGGAGTCTGTCGCAAGAGGCCGCCGATTCGACCAATGCGATTAATAATCTTATCGCCGAAATTCAGGAATTTACCCGTGAGTCGGTCTCCCATGTCACCCAGACACGTCAACTGGTCGCCTCGGGAATCTCGCTCGGCGAGGAAGTTGAAGAATCACTCAAGCAGATCAGTGGCAGTTCCGAAAAATCAATGTTCATGACCCAGGAAATCCGGAAATCGACCAAGGAAGTGGCCCGGGCGGTTGAATCAGTCAGTGAAGCGGTTGAGAGCCTTGGTGATCTTTCGGCTCAGGTAACAACAGCTTCTCAGGAGCAGAGTCAGGGAATTCAGAGTATTGTCAGGTCGATTGAAGAGATCAAGCTGATGGCCGATGATATGGCCGATGCGACCGACGGTCAGAAAAAGACCTCACGTGAGATTGATGAAGCTGTACGGAGCGTCAGCGAGATGGCTCAGAGGATTTTTGATGAAATGGAGAATCGCCAGAAGGAGAGTCGCGATGTTATTGAGCGACTTGAAGAGCTGAAACGAGATAGCAGTGATTACTGA